The Theileria equi strain WA chromosome 2 map unlocalized gcontig_1105316255037, whole genome shotgun sequence genomic sequence ctgattattccccaaacctacaggaaactgtagtgtctacaagggtgtaggaactaatcacgcacatataacaatccggtacgtacggggtaggtaatttgttgtaCTTGTAATGCTTCTTTGGCGAACAGTAGCGACAAAAGGCTTTAGCTGGAGAGACAGCTGTATCTGTCAATTCATTGGTGATGAACTTGAGAATCCCTGAAATTGACAGAAGGATACATGCTTTTAGActagaagaatgaaaagaGGATGGAATTTCACGTAACTAGAGACCGTTTATGGCTGATAAGAAGCTGAACAGTATAGAAGAATGCTCTATACAAGGAAGAGGCGTAACATGCCGTGTACTCCTCAGTCCTTCATTCTCGCCATTTTTTCAGAGATGCCCTCACCATTTAATCTTCCGAGAAGGAATGCAAACATGAGACTCATCATTCTAGTACACATTCTCGCCACCATTAAACTCTGCAGTGCGGGTTGGCCTAGTTGTTTTGGATGCAGAAGAGGATCTGAAGACGAAGAATCTTACGACTTGATGAGAGCCCATGATTTTGATGACGATAATGTTACGGAAAACGACTCAGATTGGCAGAAAACTACAACTCGCATGGAAGAGATTCCTATCGctcttgacatttcaaaaaaCACTTCTACCATAATACGCGCTTCTGGAACGCTAAATAGCGGAGTTAAATATGTCGATTACTTTCCACGAAAGAGCTTTTTTATCAATTTAGTTTCTCAAGACGGGGTTGGTATATGGACTgcctctggagatgaacGGTGTGTACTATCGGAAGTTTATGAAAGAGGCGAATGCACTATTCTTAGCTTAAACATTACAACTGCAAACTCGTACGAatcaaagtactttgagaaagaAGCTCAGGGGTGGAAAGAAATCGCTTTTGTGGACTTTTTTGCAAAACTAGAGGGAATGAAGTGTAGCTCTTGACGGTATACAACATAAAAGAGT encodes the following:
- a CDS encoding signal peptide containing protein (encoded by transcript BEWA_035960A), producing the protein MRLIILVHILATIKLCSAGWPSCFGCRRGSEDEESYDLMRAHDFDDDNVTENDSDWQKTTTRMEEIPIALDISKNTSTIIRASGTLNSGVKYVDYFPRKSFFINLVSQDGVGIWTASGDERCVLSEVYERGECTILSLNITTANSYESKYFEKEAQGWKEIAFVDFFAKLEGMKCSS